The sequence CAACAGACGTACATTCTCAGTGTTGATAGTATTAAGAAGATCAACTTTTACCTGTGGAAGGAACTCTGCGGGACCCTTGGGGTTCCCCGGGAAAGACAAGAGCTGTTCAACAAAGGCGGAATTTCCTTCAGGACTCATCCAGTAGTCAACGACTTCCATTGTCTCTTCCATGTTCTTTGCATTCTTAGCAACTACAAGAGGTCCCATTTCCAGGATGATGTTGTTTCCGGCATCAGGATTATGAGAAGGAAGGATGAATGCTCCGATGTTCTCTTCAGGAACACCGTTGGGTGTTAATGTAGCACCATAATACCATGTTCCCATGAGAGCCATACCAACTTCTTTCTGATTGAACTGTCCCGCACCTACGGCCCAGATATCGGAACCGGGTTCAGTAAAGTATCCCTTTCTGATCATATCGCCCCAAAGCTCGAAGGCTTTGACGACTCTTGGATCTGAATATTTTGCCCGGCCTTCACATAGATCTACATACAGGTCGGGATCTTCTCCAATGATCATCTCTTCAAACATGATGAATGTAGGCCATCGTCCTTCAACTGTGCTGAGAAATGGTGTAATTCCGGCTTCCAGCATGGTATCGCAAACATAAATGAACTCGTCCCATGTTGTAGGAACTTCAAGAGACAGGTCTTTGAAGACCTCTTTGTTGTACCAGACAGGCCAATATTCATTATTCAGGGGGAAGCCATAAACAGCATCACCAAATGTAAATGCCTGTCGCAGGTCTTCGCCATATTCATCTGCATGTTTATCCCATAAAGGAGTGAGATCCATCAGCATGTCTTCATCTGCCAGCTCTTTCATTCTGTATGTTGACCACCAGGTGAACATGTTGGGAGCTTCGTCAGTGGGCAGAGATGATCTGACCTGAGCCATGTAGATATCGGTTGCAGGGAATACGGTATTGGTAAAACCATAACCTGTTGCCTCTGTGGTTACCTCTGACATGTGGTCAAAGAAGGGGACCCAACCTGGAGCACCAGATTTATCGTGCATAAGATTCAATACGATTTCGTCATCAACGGATTCCTGATCACCCGATGCAAATAGCATGGTTGGGAGTACCATCAACATGACACATAAAACTAATAGACCTTTTTTCATTAAAAAATTCCTCCGATTTAAGTTAAAAGTTATGTAAATTAACTATAATTAGTGTATCACAAAATTATCAGCAGTCAATTCAATTTTTGATTATTTTGATATTTATTGTATTTAATGGCTATAAAGTTGTAAATACGCCTCTAAAATATAAAAAAGGCCGGTTCGATAATTAATATATAAGTAAAATAGTCGAATATATTAGTTAATAAAACAGTTAATATTAAGTAAAATAATGGTTGAACTGTTGTGAGTTGTATAGTAAAATTACATATCAAAATAAACAGGGATTGTACTGAATGAAATCTGATCTGCCGTTAAACAAGCCAAAAGCAACTCTTAAAAATATAGCTGAAGCATCGGGGGTGTCGGTAGCCACGGTCTCCTTTGTATTATCCGGAAAGGGTAATATATCCAAAGTAATGAGTGACAAGGTAAAATCAATCGCTGCCGAGCTTGGTTATGTCCGCCCCGGTAAGGGGAGGAGTGGTCAGATGCAGAAAAAGACATTGGCCATTCTGACATATATCAATAAGGAATGGGCCTATGCCTGGAATATTATTACCCCCATAATCAATGCCATTGAGCAGAATAATACGGGCAGGGGCTATGCCACGGTTATCATTCCGGTACAGGATTCTTCAGAGAACAGCAAAATCTACCAGAGCATTATTGATGCCGGGGTATGCGCTGTCTATTCGATTCATGTTGCCAATGCAACACTGTTTCAATCCCTGGAGGAAGCAAATATTCCTGTCCTGGTAATAAACAGCAATGAACTGAATAATACTGTATGCACTGTCTGCTCCGATGACTTTGAAGGGGCCTACGAAGGGACTAAGTTTCTGATTTCCAGGGGTCATGAGCACATTCTGTATATCGATTATTTCCGTGAAGGACAGAATACTGTTATTTCCGACCGGTTTATCGGATTCAAGAAGGCCATACAGGAGTCTTTTCAACGTGAGCCGGTGAATCATATCACTACAGATCTCTTTGATGTGGAGATGTTGAGAAGCGAGTTGATGATCCATCTTCATAAACCTGTCAAACCTACTGCCATTTTTGCTCATGATGACAGACTTGCAGAGATCATATTCTATCTGATTCGTAATGAGGGGCTCAATATCCCTGAAGATATATCAATTATTGCTCCCGGGGATGTCCTTGATTATTCGAATCCTATGACTCCTCAAATCACCACCATGTCTATTCAGACGACTGTTCTGGGAAATATCTCAACGGAAAAAATGTTTAATTTAATGGATAAGCCTGCTGAAGATATCCATGGTTTAAAGGTCAGTCAAAAACTGGTCGACAGGGGTTCTGTCAGAGACATCGGGTAAAGGCATAAATAATTAAACATAAAAATTTAACATAAATATGGAACGAAAGGGGAACTCTATGAAGAATGTATTGTGTTTCGGAGATTCAAATACCTGGGGATACATGCCCGGATCAGGCGGTCGCTTTGATAGGGACATTCGCTGGACCGGTAAACTTCAGGGTCTGCTGGGACCTGATTTCTATGTTATTGAAGAGGGTCTGAATGGTCGTACGACTGTCTGGGATGATCCTGTTGAAGAGCACAAGAACGGTAAGACGCAGTTATATTCCTGTCTGGAATCACATAAACCCCTGGATCTGGTCATTCTTATGCTCGGGACAAATGACTTGAAAACCCGCTATTCCAGCCCCTCTTTTGACATCATGCTGAGTATAGCCCTACTGGTCTCAATCATTCAAAAGAGCGGTACCGGCAGGGACGGACAGCCTCCCGAAATTCTACTCCTGGCACCTCCACGGGTAGAGGATCTCTCTGATTTTGAAGATATGTTCCAGGGGGCACAAAAAAAGTCGGAGAGTTTTTCAGCTGATTATGAGAGTGTTGCCGCACAGGCCGGCTGTTTCTTCCTCGATACGAAACCCCTGGTGACAGCCAGTCCCGAGGATGGGATTCACCTGGATAAAACAGGTCATTCTGTATTGGCCTCGGCCCTGGAGCAGAAAATTCATGAGATTGTAAAATAATGAATAAGAGTGAAATGATTCTGGCAAAGATTGAATCGGCATTAAAGCTTTTAGATTCCCTCCGTTTTAATCATAGACGCGATCTGCCCCCCTGGAAGATTCACCGGGGAGATGATGAGAGTCTCAGTTCTTCCTATGAAGATTCCTTTTGGGAGAAGATCGACAGTCCATTGATATTCCGGGACCCGGGTCAGACATTTTCACTCTGTACTGCAATCACTGTTTCATCCCCCCGGGAGTCCGCAGCAGTACTGGTTCTCTCCCTGGGCAGGAGTACCAGTCTTGAAGCTCTTCAATTTCTGTATGGACCGGAAGCCCTGCTATACATCGACGGGATTCCCTATCATGGAGTGGATCCAAACCATAGGGAGATACATCTGCCCGGGGAGCTTGCCCCCAATACTCAGCATACCGTAGTTCTCCAGGGCTGGACCGGTATCAAGGAAGACTTTTATCCGGTCTCCCCGCCATATTCGGCAGAGATCAATCAGGAGATTCAGGAGCTCCTGACCCTCTATAAAACGATAATCCAGACGGTCAGAAATTTACCTGCCTCTGATCCAGTGTATACAAAGCTGGTGACACTTTTAAACAGCTCCTATAGTTGTCTTGATTTAAATGAACCCATAGGGCCGAGTATTAATGGTTCCATCGGCAGAACCCTGTCATGTATCAATGCCGGACTGGAAGCAATCCCATACCTGAAAAATCAGTCGGTCGCAGCCATCGGTCATGCCCACCTTGATATCGCCTGGTTGTGGGATGTTCCTCAAGCCATAAAAAAGGCCGCCCGGACCTTCTCCAATGTTCTCCGCCTGATGGAGGATTATCCGGAGTTTATCTTCAGCTGCAGCCAGCCCCAGCTCTATGTTTTCATTGAGCAGCACTATCCGGAGATCTTCCGTGAAATACAGAAAAGAGTGGAGGAAGGCCGCTGGGAACTTATGGGCGGCATGTGGGTAGAGGCTGACTGTAATTTAAGCGGTGCCGAGGCCCTTGCCAGGCAGTTTCTGTTGGGACGACGCTACTTTTCAGAGCACTTTTCCACTCCTGACACAGAGGTCTTATGGCTGCCGGATGTCTTTGGTTATTCATGGCAGCTTCCCCAAATCAT is a genomic window of Oceanispirochaeta sp. M1 containing:
- a CDS encoding LacI family DNA-binding transcriptional regulator, which produces MKSDLPLNKPKATLKNIAEASGVSVATVSFVLSGKGNISKVMSDKVKSIAAELGYVRPGKGRSGQMQKKTLAILTYINKEWAYAWNIITPIINAIEQNNTGRGYATVIIPVQDSSENSKIYQSIIDAGVCAVYSIHVANATLFQSLEEANIPVLVINSNELNNTVCTVCSDDFEGAYEGTKFLISRGHEHILYIDYFREGQNTVISDRFIGFKKAIQESFQREPVNHITTDLFDVEMLRSELMIHLHKPVKPTAIFAHDDRLAEIIFYLIRNEGLNIPEDISIIAPGDVLDYSNPMTPQITTMSIQTTVLGNISTEKMFNLMDKPAEDIHGLKVSQKLVDRGSVRDIG
- a CDS encoding SGNH/GDSL hydrolase family protein, which encodes MKNVLCFGDSNTWGYMPGSGGRFDRDIRWTGKLQGLLGPDFYVIEEGLNGRTTVWDDPVEEHKNGKTQLYSCLESHKPLDLVILMLGTNDLKTRYSSPSFDIMLSIALLVSIIQKSGTGRDGQPPEILLLAPPRVEDLSDFEDMFQGAQKKSESFSADYESVAAQAGCFFLDTKPLVTASPEDGIHLDKTGHSVLASALEQKIHEIVK
- a CDS encoding ABC transporter substrate-binding protein; protein product: MKKGLLVLCVMLMVLPTMLFASGDQESVDDEIVLNLMHDKSGAPGWVPFFDHMSEVTTEATGYGFTNTVFPATDIYMAQVRSSLPTDEAPNMFTWWSTYRMKELADEDMLMDLTPLWDKHADEYGEDLRQAFTFGDAVYGFPLNNEYWPVWYNKEVFKDLSLEVPTTWDEFIYVCDTMLEAGITPFLSTVEGRWPTFIMFEEMIIGEDPDLYVDLCEGRAKYSDPRVVKAFELWGDMIRKGYFTEPGSDIWAVGAGQFNQKEVGMALMGTWYYGATLTPNGVPEENIGAFILPSHNPDAGNNIILEMGPLVVAKNAKNMEETMEVVDYWMSPEGNSAFVEQLLSFPGNPKGPAEFLPQVKVDLLNTINTENVRLLNRYWEATPTPICEVAVDEFARFMINPDSLETVIANLDTVADNYWASVK